A stretch of the Rosa rugosa chromosome 5, drRosRugo1.1, whole genome shotgun sequence genome encodes the following:
- the LOC133708187 gene encoding potassium transporter 5-like has translation MGEKTVRTEDVGTGDKTGEMRRVDSLNIEAGKVSGYQGHGAKHSWKTTLSLAIQSVGVVYGDIGTSPLYVYSSTFPDGIKEKDDILGVMSIIIYTIFLVPLLKYVFIVLWANDNGEGGTFAMYSLICRHAKVSLVPNNQPEDREISNYKLDRPSSELKRAQAIKKKLENSRLVQYVLFVITITGTSMVIGDGVLTPCISVLSAVSGLQNGIKSLDQRAVVGISIAILILLFAVQQFGTDKVGFTFAPIILLWFLFLTGIGLYNLITYDITVLKAFNPMYIVTYFQRNGKAAWVSLGGAVLCITGTEAMFADLGHFSVRAIQISFTCFTFPTIVIAYLGQSAYLAKHPGDVATTFYASIPKPLYWPTFVVAVLAAIIASQALITGTFSIIAQSLGLGCFPRVKIVHTSAKNEGQVYIPEINYLLMIACVIITAYFKTTEKIGNAYGIAVVSVMIITTCMITLIMLVIWKTSIFLIAIFFVVFIAIEGVYLSSVLFKFVDGGYLPLLFSAVLMVIMAIWHYVHKESYMFEVKNKVSTEYMKQLASNPDIHRIPGMGFLYSDLVQGVPPIFSHFVSNIPSVHSVVVIVTIKPLPVSKVLAEERFIFRQLEPKEYRMFRCVARYGYNDLVEGPKEFEQLLVENLKEFIRMKGVMSEGNSTNSYEEEMQFVQEAMDKGVVYLMGEAQVVAEEKSTWFKKIVVNYIYDFLRKNFRQSDKILAIPRTKLLRVGMTYDI, from the exons ATGGGAGAGAAAACAGTGAGGACGGAGGATGTGGGGACTGGAGATAAGACGGGAGAGATGCGCCGGGTAGACTCCCTCAATATCGAGGCCGGAAAAGTTTCCGGTTATCAAGGTCATGGAGCAAAG caTAGTTGGAAGACCACGTTGAGTTTAGCAATACAAAGCGTGGGGGTTGTGTATGGGGACATAGGGACTTCTCCACTCTATGTGTACTCGAGCACTTTCCCTGATGGTATTAAAGAAAAGGATGACATTCTAGGGGTGATGTCTATCATCATTTATACCATTTTCTTGGTGCCTTTGCTCAAGTATGTCTTCATCGTCTTGTGGGCCAATGACAATGGGGAAG GTGGAACATTTGCAATGTATTCTTTGATTTGCCGGCATGCAAAGGTGAGCTTAGTCCCAAATAACCAGCCAGAGGATAGGGAGATATCCAACTACAAACTCGACAGACCGTCGAGTGAGTTGAAACGAGCCCAAGCCATCAAGAAGAAGCTGGAGAATAGTAGACTTGTCCAGTATGTTCTTTTTGTTATCACCATTACCGGAACTTCCATGGTAATCGGAGATGGTGTTCTTACTCCATGCATTTCAG TTCTTTCAGCGGTGAGCGGGTTGCAGAACGGGATCAAGTCACTAGACCAAA GAGCTGTTGTGGGGATTTCTATAGCAATCTTGATCCTTCTTTTCGCCGTTCAACAGTTTGGGACTGATAAAGTGGGCTTCACTTTTGCTCCTATTATCTTGTTGTGGTTTCTGTTCCTGACTGGGATTGGACTTTACAACTTGATCACTTACGACATTACTGTATTGAAAGCTTTCAATCCAATGTACATCGTGACATATTTTCAGAGAAATGGAAAAGCTGCTTGGGTTTCCCTTGGGGGAGCAGTTCTCTGCATAACCG GGACTGAAGCCATGTTTGCTGATCTGGGTCACTTCAGTGTTCGAGCAATCCAA ATCAGTTTCACTTGTTTCACATTTCCCACAATAGTCATCGCTTATCTTGGGCAATCGGCATACCTCGCCAAGCACCCAGGAGATGTGGCAACCACTTTCTACGCCTCAATACCAA AACCTCTATACTGGCCAACATTCGTTGTAGCCGTACTTGCTGCCATCATTGCGAGCCAAGCTTTGATTACTGGAACATTCTCAATCATCGCACAGTCCTTGGGCTTGGGTTGCTTCCCTAGAGTCAAGATTGTTCACACCTCTGCCAAGAACGAGGGCCAAGTCTACATTCCTGAGATTAACTACCTGCTCATGATCGCCTGCGTGATCATCACCGCCTATTTCAAAACCACTGAGAAAATCGGTAATGCTTATGGAATCGCGGTGGTCAGTGTCATGATAATCACAACGTGTATGATCACTCTAATCATGTTAGTCATATGGAAGACCAGCATCTTTCTGATTGCCATCTTCTTCGTGGTGTTCATTGCAATCGAAGGGGTTTACCTATCTTCGGTCCTCTTCAAATTCGTGGATGGAGGTTACCTTCCTTTGTTATTCTCTGCGGTTCTCATGGTGATCATGGCAATTTGGCATTACGTGCACAAAGAAAGTTACATGTTTGAGGTCAAGAATAAGGTCTCTACCGAATACATGAAGCAATTGGCCTCAAACCCCGACATACACCGCATCCCTGGAATGGGGTTTTTGTATTCGGATCTCGTTCAGGGCGTTCCTCCCATATTTTCTCACTTTGTTTCCAACATACCTTCAGTACACTCTGTTGTGGTTATAGTGACCATCAAGCCGCTCCCGGTGAGCAAAGTCTTAGCAGAGGAGAGGTTCATTTTTAGACAGTTGGAGCCGAAGGAGTACAGAATGTTCCGTTGCGTTGCGAGGTATGGCTACAATGACTTGGTGGAGGGACCAAAAGAGTTCGAGCAGCTGCTGGTGGAGAATCTGAAGGAGTTCATCAGAATGAAAGGTGTGATGAGCGAAGGAAATTCGACAAACAGTTATGAGGAGGAAATGCAATTCGTTCAAGAGGCGATGGACAAAGGGGTTGTTTATCTGATGGGGGAGGCACAAGTAGTGGCAGAAGAGAAGTCCACTTGGTTCAAGAAGATTGTTGTCAACTACATCTACGATTTCTTGAGGAAAAACTTTAGGCAAAGTGACAAGATCTTGGCAATCCCTCGAACCAAGCTTCTTAGGGTTGGAATGACCTATGACATATAA
- the LOC133713091 gene encoding potassium transporter 5 isoform X1, whose amino-acid sequence MAEKVERMRESVEKEGEELEKKNNQMNERKVSWAKLRRVDSLNLEAGRVSMTHSHGSQMSWRRTLSLAFQSIGIIYGDIGTSPLYVYASTFTGGIDNSEDIIGVLSLIIYTIALVPMLKYVFIVLWANDNGDGGTFALYSLICRYAKVSLIPNNQSEDTQLSNYKLDLPSNELKRAQKIKKKLENSKMAQYILFTVTIMGTSMVIGDGVLTPSISVLSAVSGIDSLGKNAVVAISVAILVVLFSVQRFGTDKVGFTFAPIILVWFLFISGIGLYNLFVHDIGVLRAFNPMCMVQYFQRNGKKGWVSLGGIFLCITGTEAMFADLGHFNVKAVQISFSCITFPALITAYSGQAAYLRKFPLEVEKTFYNSIPDPLYWPTFVVAVAAAIIASQAMISGAFAIISQSLSLGCFPRVKVVHTSAKYEGQVYIPEVNYMLMIACVVVTAAFKTTEKIGNAYGIAVVSVMVITTGLLTLIMLVIWKTSIWLIALFLVGFLSIEVIYLSSVMYKFVQGGFLPLVFASFLMAIMAIWHYVHKKRYMFEINNKVSSEYMRQLASNPNINRVPGIGLLYSELVEGIPPIFSHFVSNIPSIHSIVVIVSIKSIPLSKVAVEERFLFRQLEPREYRMFRCVARYGYNDRMEGPKEFEQQLIENLKEFIRHKHFVLEGEAPGNGEKTEEQVEAEQQPNHSSASSPWIQSFNAGRSANSSNRIVPVPIRGAEEEMQFVQAEMEKGIVYLLGETEVVAAENASFFKKLIVNYVYDFLRKNFRQGQNIMAIPRSRLLRVGMTYEI is encoded by the exons ATGGCGGAGAAAGTGGAGAGGATGAGGGAATCAgtagagaaagaaggagaagagttgGAAAAAAAGAACAACCAGATGAATGAGAGAAAGGTTTCGTGGGCAAAGCTCCGGCGTGTAGACTCCCTCAATTTGGAGGCCGGAAGAGTTTCCATGACTCACAGCCACGGCTCACAG ATGAGCTGGAGGAGGACGTTGAGTTTGGCATTTCAAAGCATTGGGATTATATATGGAGACATAGGGACGTCTCCTCTCTATGTGTATGCTAGCACTTTCACTGGTGGCATTGACAACAGTGAAGACATTATAGGGGTCTTGTCACTCATCATCTACACCATTGCACTCGTACCCATGCTCAAGTATGTGTTCATCGTCTTGTGGGCCAACGACAACGGCGATG GGGGAACATTTGCCCTGTATTCGTTGATATGCCGATATGCGAAGGTGAGTTTAATTCCGAATAACCAGTCAGAAGACACGCAGCTATCCAACTACAAGCTCGACTTGCCATCAAACGAATTGAAACGAGCCCAGAAGATTAAGAAGAAGCTGGAAAATAGTAAAATGGCTCAATACATACTCTTCACCGTCACCATTATGGGAACTTCCATGGTAATTGGAGATGGGGTTCTTACTCCATCCATTTCAG TTCTTTCTGCAGTGAGTGGAATCGACTCGTTAGGAAAAA ATGCTGTCGTGGCGATTTCGGTAGCGATCTTGGTAGTTCTCTTCTCTGTTCAGCGATTCGGTACCGATAAAGTGGGGTTTACCTTTGCTCCTATAATCTTGGTGTGGTTCCTCTTCATCAGTGGCATTGGTCTTTACAACTTGTTCGTGCATGACATCGGTGTTCTTCGTGCTTTCAATCCAATGTGCATGGTTCAGTACTTCCAAAGAAACGGAAAAAAAGGATGGGTTTCCCTTGGGGGAATATTTCTCTGCATTACTG GCACCGAAGCCATGTTTGCTGATCTGGGTCACTTCAATGTCAAAGCAGTCCAA ATCAGTTTCTCTTGCATTACATTTCCCGCGTTAATCACTGCATATAGTGGCCAAGCAGCATACCTCCGTAAGTTCCCTCTCGAGGTGGAGAAGACGTTCTACAACTCGATCCCAG ATCCTTTGTACTGGCCAACCTTTGTTGTGGCCGTAGCTGCTGCCATTATTGCCAGCCAAGCTATGATTTCCGGGGCATTCGCAATAATCTCTCAGTCCCTTAGTCTCGGTTGTTTCCCACGAGTTAAGGTCGTTCACACCTCTGCTAAGTACGAAGGTCAAGTATACATACCTGAGGTTAACTATATGCTCATGATCGCTTGCGTGGTGGTCACTGCAGCCTTCAAGACTACAGAAAAGATTGGAAACGCTTATGGAATCGCAGTGGTCAGTGTGATGGTCATTACAACTGGTTTACTTACTCTAATTATGCTGGTAATATGGAAGACCAGCATATGGTTGATTGCTCTCTTCCTTGTGGGGTTTCTTTCAATCGAGGTCATCTATTTATCTTCAGTTATGTACAAATTCGTTCAAGGCGGGTTCCTTCCTCTGGTGTTTGCTTCATTCCTTATGGCAATCATGGCGATTTGGCATTATGTACACAAGAAAAGATACATGTTTGAGATCAACAACAAGGTTTCAAGCGAATACATGAGACAATTGGCCTCAAATCCCAACATTAACCGTGTGCCTGGAATTGGACTTCTCTATTCTGAGCTTGTCGAAGGAATTCCTCCTATATTTTCTCATTTTGTTTCCAATATACCCTCCATTCATTCAATTGTGGTAATTGTGTCTATCAAGTCCATTCCCCTCAGCAAAGTTGCAGTGGAGGAGAGGTTTCTGTTCCGACAGTTGGAGCCAAGAGAGTACCGAATGTTCCGTTGCGTAGCAAGATACGGTTACAATGACAGAATGGAGGGGccaaaagagtttgagcaacaaTTAATCGAGAATTTGAAGGAGTTTATTCGCCATAAACACTTTGTACTTGAAGGAGAAGCACCCGGGAATGGAGAAAAAACAGAGGAGCAAGTGGAAGCAGAGCAACAGCCTAACCATTCGTCTGCTTCCTCACCGTGGATTCAGTCATTCAATGCTGGTAGGTCAGCAAATTCGTCTAACCGGATTGTCCCTGTTCCAATCCGAGGGGCTGAAGAGGAAATGCAGTTTGTGCAAGCAGAAATGGAAAAAGGGATAGTATATCTGCTGGGAGAGACAGAAGTGGTTGCAGCAGAAAACGCATCTTTCTTCAAGAAGCTCATTGTCAACTAtgtctatgatttcttgaggaAAAACTTTAGGCAAGGGCAGAATATAATGGCAATTCCAAGGTCTAGGCTTCTCAGAGTTGGAATGACCTATGAGATTTGA
- the LOC133713091 gene encoding potassium transporter 5 isoform X2: MCSSSCGPTTTAMMVHIHLVGGTFALYSLICRYAKVSLIPNNQSEDTQLSNYKLDLPSNELKRAQKIKKKLENSKMAQYILFTVTIMGTSMVIGDGVLTPSISVLSAVSGIDSLGKNAVVAISVAILVVLFSVQRFGTDKVGFTFAPIILVWFLFISGIGLYNLFVHDIGVLRAFNPMCMVQYFQRNGKKGWVSLGGIFLCITGTEAMFADLGHFNVKAVQISFSCITFPALITAYSGQAAYLRKFPLEVEKTFYNSIPDPLYWPTFVVAVAAAIIASQAMISGAFAIISQSLSLGCFPRVKVVHTSAKYEGQVYIPEVNYMLMIACVVVTAAFKTTEKIGNAYGIAVVSVMVITTGLLTLIMLVIWKTSIWLIALFLVGFLSIEVIYLSSVMYKFVQGGFLPLVFASFLMAIMAIWHYVHKKRYMFEINNKVSSEYMRQLASNPNINRVPGIGLLYSELVEGIPPIFSHFVSNIPSIHSIVVIVSIKSIPLSKVAVEERFLFRQLEPREYRMFRCVARYGYNDRMEGPKEFEQQLIENLKEFIRHKHFVLEGEAPGNGEKTEEQVEAEQQPNHSSASSPWIQSFNAGRSANSSNRIVPVPIRGAEEEMQFVQAEMEKGIVYLLGETEVVAAENASFFKKLIVNYVYDFLRKNFRQGQNIMAIPRSRLLRVGMTYEI, from the exons ATGTGTTCATCGTCTTGTGGGCCAACGACAACGGCGATG ATGGTGCATATTCATCTTGTAGGGGGAACATTTGCCCTGTATTCGTTGATATGCCGATATGCGAAGGTGAGTTTAATTCCGAATAACCAGTCAGAAGACACGCAGCTATCCAACTACAAGCTCGACTTGCCATCAAACGAATTGAAACGAGCCCAGAAGATTAAGAAGAAGCTGGAAAATAGTAAAATGGCTCAATACATACTCTTCACCGTCACCATTATGGGAACTTCCATGGTAATTGGAGATGGGGTTCTTACTCCATCCATTTCAG TTCTTTCTGCAGTGAGTGGAATCGACTCGTTAGGAAAAA ATGCTGTCGTGGCGATTTCGGTAGCGATCTTGGTAGTTCTCTTCTCTGTTCAGCGATTCGGTACCGATAAAGTGGGGTTTACCTTTGCTCCTATAATCTTGGTGTGGTTCCTCTTCATCAGTGGCATTGGTCTTTACAACTTGTTCGTGCATGACATCGGTGTTCTTCGTGCTTTCAATCCAATGTGCATGGTTCAGTACTTCCAAAGAAACGGAAAAAAAGGATGGGTTTCCCTTGGGGGAATATTTCTCTGCATTACTG GCACCGAAGCCATGTTTGCTGATCTGGGTCACTTCAATGTCAAAGCAGTCCAA ATCAGTTTCTCTTGCATTACATTTCCCGCGTTAATCACTGCATATAGTGGCCAAGCAGCATACCTCCGTAAGTTCCCTCTCGAGGTGGAGAAGACGTTCTACAACTCGATCCCAG ATCCTTTGTACTGGCCAACCTTTGTTGTGGCCGTAGCTGCTGCCATTATTGCCAGCCAAGCTATGATTTCCGGGGCATTCGCAATAATCTCTCAGTCCCTTAGTCTCGGTTGTTTCCCACGAGTTAAGGTCGTTCACACCTCTGCTAAGTACGAAGGTCAAGTATACATACCTGAGGTTAACTATATGCTCATGATCGCTTGCGTGGTGGTCACTGCAGCCTTCAAGACTACAGAAAAGATTGGAAACGCTTATGGAATCGCAGTGGTCAGTGTGATGGTCATTACAACTGGTTTACTTACTCTAATTATGCTGGTAATATGGAAGACCAGCATATGGTTGATTGCTCTCTTCCTTGTGGGGTTTCTTTCAATCGAGGTCATCTATTTATCTTCAGTTATGTACAAATTCGTTCAAGGCGGGTTCCTTCCTCTGGTGTTTGCTTCATTCCTTATGGCAATCATGGCGATTTGGCATTATGTACACAAGAAAAGATACATGTTTGAGATCAACAACAAGGTTTCAAGCGAATACATGAGACAATTGGCCTCAAATCCCAACATTAACCGTGTGCCTGGAATTGGACTTCTCTATTCTGAGCTTGTCGAAGGAATTCCTCCTATATTTTCTCATTTTGTTTCCAATATACCCTCCATTCATTCAATTGTGGTAATTGTGTCTATCAAGTCCATTCCCCTCAGCAAAGTTGCAGTGGAGGAGAGGTTTCTGTTCCGACAGTTGGAGCCAAGAGAGTACCGAATGTTCCGTTGCGTAGCAAGATACGGTTACAATGACAGAATGGAGGGGccaaaagagtttgagcaacaaTTAATCGAGAATTTGAAGGAGTTTATTCGCCATAAACACTTTGTACTTGAAGGAGAAGCACCCGGGAATGGAGAAAAAACAGAGGAGCAAGTGGAAGCAGAGCAACAGCCTAACCATTCGTCTGCTTCCTCACCGTGGATTCAGTCATTCAATGCTGGTAGGTCAGCAAATTCGTCTAACCGGATTGTCCCTGTTCCAATCCGAGGGGCTGAAGAGGAAATGCAGTTTGTGCAAGCAGAAATGGAAAAAGGGATAGTATATCTGCTGGGAGAGACAGAAGTGGTTGCAGCAGAAAACGCATCTTTCTTCAAGAAGCTCATTGTCAACTAtgtctatgatttcttgaggaAAAACTTTAGGCAAGGGCAGAATATAATGGCAATTCCAAGGTCTAGGCTTCTCAGAGTTGGAATGACCTATGAGATTTGA